From Sphingomonas nostoxanthinifaciens, a single genomic window includes:
- a CDS encoding helix-turn-helix domain-containing protein, with the protein MSMRANDGFAALTEREKQTLRLIVRGHDAKSIARSLGLSVHTINERLRDARRKMAVSSSREAARLLLAAEGGELAPLSPHFLGDTAIGEDAPRPPIDLETAPIGGARRADRRPWIIGGSVMTFALGLLALAALAQPAASPAPTPAATAATQSTEVVDMAQKWLALLDQRRWDDSYAATGASFRKLNTAQVWASVSEQARAPLGAMISRTVLSQETLPAPPAGYEVVKFRTRFAKKDETVETVTLDREDGGWRVVGVMIG; encoded by the coding sequence ATGAGCATGCGGGCGAATGACGGTTTTGCAGCGCTGACCGAGCGCGAGAAGCAGACGCTCCGGCTGATCGTCCGCGGCCACGACGCAAAATCGATCGCGCGCAGCCTCGGCCTTTCGGTCCATACGATCAACGAGCGCCTGCGCGACGCGCGCCGCAAGATGGCGGTATCGAGCAGCCGCGAGGCGGCGCGTCTGCTGCTGGCGGCCGAAGGCGGCGAGCTGGCACCGCTTTCCCCCCATTTCCTTGGGGACACGGCAATCGGGGAAGACGCGCCCCGCCCGCCGATCGATCTGGAAACCGCGCCGATCGGCGGCGCACGGCGGGCCGACCGCCGTCCGTGGATCATCGGAGGTTCCGTCATGACGTTCGCTCTCGGCCTGCTGGCGCTCGCCGCATTGGCCCAGCCTGCCGCCTCGCCCGCGCCGACACCGGCCGCCACCGCGGCGACGCAAAGTACGGAGGTCGTCGACATGGCCCAGAAATGGCTGGCGCTGCTCGACCAGCGGCGGTGGGACGACAGCTATGCGGCGACCGGCGCATCGTTCCGCAAGCTGAACACGGCGCAGGTGTGGGCGTCGGTATCCGAACAGGCGCGGGCGCCGCTCGGCGCGATGATTTCGCGCACCGTCCTCAGCCAGGAAACGCTTCCCGCGCCGCCAGCCGGCTACGAGGTGGTGAAATTCCGGACGCGCTTCGCCAAGAAGGACGAAACCGTGGAGACGGTCACGCTCGACCGCGAGGATGGCGGCTGGCGGGTCGTGGGCGTGATGATCGGCTGA
- a CDS encoding Erv1/Alr family FAD-linked sulfhydryl oxidase, whose product MDFGDQLRRYFGTDDPGAIPPEALESGIERMRVDLGLETDRGRRFALWALLHMLAAAPDLDVAFKHAEDREAARNFMDLAARDDAD is encoded by the coding sequence ATGGATTTCGGCGACCAGCTCCGGCGCTATTTCGGCACCGACGATCCGGGCGCGATCCCGCCCGAGGCGCTGGAGTCGGGCATCGAGCGGATGCGGGTCGATCTCGGCCTCGAAACCGATCGCGGGCGGCGCTTCGCCTTGTGGGCGCTGCTCCACATGCTCGCCGCCGCGCCCGATCTGGACGTGGCGTTCAAGCATGCGGAGGATCGCGAGGCGGCGCGCAACTTCATGGACCTCGCAGCACGGGACGATGCCGACTGA
- a CDS encoding DUF885 family protein has protein sequence MARLGFARTMKLALAASLLAPAAAQALVAPGSVGNPALQALFVDWRKLAAPTLTSNVADFGPAALAQKTTGLVALRARLAGLDRAGWTDTDRIDAQLIEAEMNGFDFDLRVRKPWAQDPDYYVTVFGEESDVPAHEGPSAGHVDLFAYKYPLSAADAHALAQQLAGVPVLLARAKQTLAAGNGADLWHYGARAFKEQADVLAGLIAGTLDMRTHDGHLKATLAGTGPDVRKAAEAARTATADFATWIAAEAPKKTGPSGVGKDNYDWYMKHVQLVPYSWDEQVALLKRELERAWAGLALEEAHNRALPPLDPIDDKARYDAFAIARMKRYTDFVMAQGFEPDRPYYRAALAAQTNVYAPLAERNFFLHVTARDPVPLYAHDIHWIELARIRLEPNADPIRAGAPLFNIYAARSEGFATAFEEVTMEAGLYDDEPRGRELVWTMLANRAARGLASLYVQANMIDLAHAGHFHASWTPRGWSDPANPLVGFEQLLYLRQPGYGSSYVTGKLLLDRLIARQKHAAERAGLPFDVRKTFADINAVGILPWPLIEQATTAPEPDPIPQP, from the coding sequence ATGGCACGTTTGGGATTTGCGCGGACGATGAAGCTGGCTTTGGCCGCGAGCCTGCTTGCGCCGGCGGCGGCGCAGGCGCTGGTCGCGCCGGGATCGGTCGGCAATCCGGCGCTGCAGGCGCTGTTCGTCGACTGGCGCAAGCTCGCCGCGCCGACCCTTACTTCGAACGTGGCCGATTTCGGCCCGGCGGCGCTTGCACAAAAGACGACCGGGCTCGTCGCGCTACGCGCGCGGCTGGCGGGGCTCGACCGCGCCGGCTGGACCGACACCGACCGCATCGACGCGCAACTGATCGAGGCCGAGATGAACGGCTTCGATTTCGACCTGCGCGTGCGCAAGCCGTGGGCGCAGGATCCCGATTATTACGTCACGGTGTTCGGCGAGGAGAGCGACGTTCCCGCGCACGAAGGCCCCTCGGCCGGCCACGTTGATCTGTTCGCCTACAAATATCCGCTGAGCGCCGCCGACGCGCATGCGCTGGCGCAGCAGCTGGCGGGCGTGCCGGTATTGCTTGCCCGCGCGAAGCAGACGCTCGCCGCAGGCAACGGCGCCGATCTGTGGCACTATGGCGCGCGCGCCTTCAAGGAACAGGCGGACGTGCTCGCAGGGCTGATCGCCGGCACGCTCGACATGCGCACGCATGACGGCCACCTCAAAGCCACGCTCGCGGGCACGGGACCGGACGTGCGCAAGGCGGCCGAGGCGGCGCGCACCGCCACCGCCGATTTCGCGACGTGGATCGCCGCCGAGGCGCCGAAGAAGACCGGGCCGTCGGGCGTCGGCAAGGACAATTACGACTGGTACATGAAGCACGTCCAGCTCGTGCCCTACAGCTGGGACGAGCAGGTGGCGCTGCTCAAGCGCGAGCTGGAGCGCGCCTGGGCCGGGCTCGCGCTGGAGGAGGCGCACAATCGCGCGCTGCCGCCGCTCGATCCGATCGACGACAAGGCGCGCTACGACGCCTTCGCGATCGCGCGGATGAAGCGCTACACCGATTTCGTGATGGCCCAGGGCTTCGAGCCCGACCGGCCTTATTACCGCGCGGCGCTGGCGGCGCAGACCAACGTCTATGCGCCGCTGGCCGAGCGCAACTTCTTCCTCCACGTCACCGCGCGCGATCCGGTGCCGCTCTACGCGCACGACATCCACTGGATCGAACTCGCGCGCATCCGACTTGAGCCGAACGCCGACCCGATCCGTGCGGGCGCACCGTTGTTCAACATCTACGCCGCGCGTTCGGAGGGCTTCGCCACCGCCTTCGAGGAGGTGACGATGGAGGCGGGGCTGTATGACGACGAGCCACGCGGGCGCGAACTCGTCTGGACCATGCTCGCCAATCGCGCGGCGCGCGGCCTCGCCTCGCTCTACGTGCAGGCCAACATGATCGACCTCGCGCATGCCGGCCACTTCCACGCCTCGTGGACGCCGCGCGGCTGGTCCGATCCGGCCAATCCGCTCGTCGGGTTCGAGCAACTGCTGTATCTTCGCCAGCCGGGCTATGGCTCCAGCTACGTCACCGGCAAGCTGCTGCTCGACCGGCTGATCGCGCGGCAGAAGCATGCGGCGGAGCGCGCCGGCCTGCCGTTCGACGTGCGCAAGACCTTCGCCGACATCAACGCGGTCGGCATCCTGCCATGGCCGCTGATCGAGCAGGCGACGACCGCGCCCGAGCCCGATCCGATCCCGCAGCCCTGA
- a CDS encoding M28 family metallopeptidase, whose translation MRALTLLIALAATSALAEPAVSPRGQAWWHDIAVLADDNMEGRLTGTPGYQRAADYVIQRFRAEGLAPAGEHGGYIQTIAFQEQVVDQHASTAALVAADGTAAPLAVGDALILSPAGAPRPASVDAPLVFIGYGLHLPAQGHDDLKGLDLRGKIAVFISGGPAALAGPVKAANRNARAEFLAAAGAVGMITLNTPKQIEIPWARQKLLASQTGMYLADPALREMPDGFVSGSIDPAQAERLFAGSGHSFDEMAALADASQPVPTFALPLRLRATIAAQRRAVTAPNVIAKLEGSDPTLRSEYVALSAHLDHVGVGEAIDGDRIYNGAMDDASGVASVLDIAHRLKAGPRPKRSILFVIVAAEEKGLLGSHYYALRPTVPKGSIVADLNFDMPLPLWPLTTVLAQGDAESSLGAAARTVAAQNGLSLIADPLPNRNSFVRTDQFSFVKAGIPALAFKFGFAPGTDAFRIEHDWRATHYHAPSDDVNQPGVLKDEAIKLDDYVAALARTVADTPARPVWLSGSVFNPANKAP comes from the coding sequence ATGCGCGCCCTGACCCTCCTGATCGCCCTCGCCGCCACCTCGGCCCTCGCCGAGCCCGCCGTCTCCCCGCGCGGCCAGGCGTGGTGGCACGACATCGCCGTCCTCGCCGACGACAATATGGAGGGGCGGCTGACCGGCACGCCCGGTTACCAGCGCGCGGCGGACTATGTGATCCAGCGCTTCCGCGCCGAAGGCCTCGCGCCCGCCGGCGAGCATGGCGGCTACATCCAGACGATCGCGTTCCAGGAGCAGGTGGTCGATCAGCATGCGTCGACCGCCGCCCTGGTCGCGGCCGACGGCACCGCCGCACCGCTCGCGGTCGGCGACGCGCTGATCCTGTCGCCCGCCGGTGCGCCGCGCCCGGCCAGCGTCGATGCGCCTTTGGTGTTCATCGGCTATGGCCTGCATTTGCCGGCGCAGGGGCATGACGACCTGAAGGGGCTCGACCTGCGCGGCAAGATCGCCGTGTTCATTTCGGGCGGGCCGGCCGCGCTGGCCGGGCCGGTCAAGGCGGCCAATCGCAACGCTCGCGCCGAATTTCTGGCGGCGGCGGGCGCGGTCGGCATGATCACGCTCAACACGCCGAAGCAGATCGAGATTCCGTGGGCGCGGCAGAAACTGCTCGCCTCGCAGACCGGCATGTATCTCGCCGATCCTGCGCTGCGCGAAATGCCCGACGGCTTCGTCAGCGGCTCGATCGATCCGGCGCAGGCCGAGCGGCTGTTCGCCGGCTCGGGCCACAGCTTCGACGAAATGGCCGCCTTGGCCGACGCATCGCAGCCGGTGCCGACCTTTGCGCTACCGCTCCGCCTGCGCGCGACCATCGCCGCGCAGCGCCGCGCGGTGACCGCCCCCAACGTGATCGCGAAGCTGGAAGGGTCTGATCCCACGCTGCGCAGCGAATATGTCGCGCTGTCCGCGCATCTCGACCATGTCGGCGTCGGCGAGGCGATCGATGGCGACCGCATCTACAACGGTGCGATGGACGATGCCTCGGGCGTCGCCAGTGTGCTCGACATCGCCCACCGACTGAAGGCGGGGCCACGGCCGAAGCGGTCGATCCTGTTCGTGATCGTCGCGGCGGAGGAGAAGGGCCTGCTCGGCTCGCATTATTATGCGCTGCGGCCGACCGTGCCCAAGGGCAGTATCGTCGCCGACCTCAATTTCGACATGCCGCTGCCGCTGTGGCCGCTGACGACGGTGCTGGCGCAGGGCGATGCCGAAAGCTCGCTGGGTGCGGCCGCGCGCACCGTGGCGGCGCAGAACGGGCTGTCGCTGATCGCCGATCCGCTGCCCAACCGGAACAGCTTCGTGCGTACCGACCAGTTCAGCTTCGTCAAGGCGGGCATCCCCGCGCTCGCCTTCAAGTTCGGCTTCGCGCCTGGCACCGACGCGTTCCGCATCGAGCATGACTGGCGCGCCACGCATTATCACGCGCCTTCGGACGACGTGAACCAGCCGGGCGTGTTGAAGGACGAGGCGATCAAGCTCGACGATTATGTCGCGGCGCTCGCCCGCACCGTGGCCGACACGCCGGCGCGGCCAGTGTGGCTTTCCGGCAGCGTTTTTAATCCCGCGAACAAGGCTCCCTGA
- a CDS encoding TonB-dependent receptor plug domain-containing protein, protein MKTTLTTLLALGLAAPAFAQSNPTVPTVDANGDAIVVTATRSADAIPVDLLGSSITVLDAAALDQRQTRVVSDVLRDVPGVAVSRTGAVGGFTQVRLRGSEANHTLVLVDGIKVSDPFYGEFDFGTLIADESAKIEVLRGQQSSLYGSDAIGGVINYITSTGAEAPGIRLRAEGGSFGTFSGGARAAGVAGDLDYALTSSYIHTRGYPVAVGGSRDVGSDDVGASAKATWTAAPNVKLTGVARYSYTDADTDDSDNDFTSATYGRTIDSPGVHYRNEAFYGLLRGQWDLLDGRFSNVVVGQLADTKRDGYDVADGSAPAPGKPIARTSGDDGHRYKGSYQGTFRFGTDTIKQSVTAAVDYEHESERTTVSQFGAFLGWRHTNNTGIVGEYELTANDRLGFGASVRRDLNSRFADSTTWHVQSSYKFDEGTRIHAAGGSGVKAPTFSELFDYYVGRYIGNPNLKPEKSTGWEAGIGQSLLGDHITLDATYFDNRLRDQITTVYDANFVASSVNLPGRTHQRGVELSAAAKLDGGWRFDASYTYLHAPQDQTVTLDPATFASGTVSAQAVRRAKSIASASLNWSPPEQPFTVTATVRYNGRQNDLFYGYFPPLLEKLRSFTLVNLAATYRLTPKIELFARGENLLNRKYQEIYSYAAMGRAGYGGVRVAF, encoded by the coding sequence ATGAAGACCACGCTCACCACGTTGCTGGCGCTCGGCCTCGCCGCGCCGGCCTTCGCCCAATCCAATCCGACCGTGCCGACGGTCGACGCCAATGGCGACGCGATCGTCGTCACCGCCACGCGCTCGGCCGACGCGATCCCGGTCGACCTGCTCGGTTCGTCGATCACCGTGCTCGACGCCGCCGCGCTCGACCAGCGCCAGACGCGCGTCGTGTCCGACGTGCTGCGCGACGTGCCCGGCGTGGCGGTGAGCCGCACCGGCGCGGTCGGCGGGTTCACGCAGGTCCGGTTGCGCGGCAGCGAGGCCAATCACACGCTCGTGCTGGTCGACGGCATCAAGGTGAGCGATCCCTTCTACGGCGAGTTCGACTTCGGCACGCTGATCGCCGACGAGAGCGCCAAGATCGAGGTGCTGCGCGGCCAGCAATCGTCGCTCTACGGCTCCGACGCGATCGGCGGCGTCATCAACTACATCACCTCGACGGGCGCGGAGGCGCCGGGCATCCGTCTGCGCGCCGAGGGCGGATCGTTCGGCACGTTCAGCGGCGGCGCGCGCGCTGCCGGCGTGGCGGGCGACCTCGATTACGCGCTCACCTCCAGCTACATCCACACGCGCGGCTATCCGGTGGCGGTCGGCGGCAGCCGCGACGTCGGCTCCGACGATGTCGGCGCATCGGCCAAGGCGACGTGGACGGCGGCGCCCAACGTGAAGCTGACCGGCGTCGCGCGCTACAGCTATACCGACGCCGACACCGACGACAGCGACAATGATTTCACCAGCGCCACCTATGGCCGCACGATCGATTCGCCCGGCGTGCATTATCGCAACGAGGCATTCTATGGCCTGCTGCGCGGCCAGTGGGATCTGCTCGACGGTCGCTTCAGCAACGTCGTGGTCGGCCAGCTCGCCGATACCAAGCGCGACGGCTACGACGTCGCCGACGGCTCGGCGCCTGCGCCGGGCAAGCCGATCGCGCGCACCTCGGGCGACGACGGCCACCGCTACAAGGGCTCGTACCAGGGCACGTTCCGCTTCGGCACTGACACGATCAAGCAGAGCGTCACCGCTGCGGTCGATTACGAGCATGAGAGCGAGCGCACGACCGTCTCGCAGTTCGGCGCCTTCCTCGGCTGGCGGCACACCAACAATACCGGCATCGTCGGCGAATATGAGCTGACCGCGAATGACCGGCTGGGCTTCGGCGCATCGGTGCGGCGCGATCTCAATTCGCGCTTCGCCGACAGCACCACCTGGCACGTGCAGAGCAGCTACAAGTTCGACGAGGGCACGCGCATCCACGCCGCCGGCGGATCGGGCGTGAAGGCGCCGACCTTCAGCGAGCTGTTCGATTATTATGTCGGCCGCTACATCGGCAATCCGAACCTGAAGCCAGAAAAATCGACCGGCTGGGAGGCGGGCATCGGCCAGTCGCTGCTGGGCGATCACATCACGCTGGACGCGACCTATTTCGACAACCGCCTGCGGGACCAGATCACCACCGTCTACGACGCCAATTTCGTCGCGAGCTCGGTCAACCTGCCCGGTCGGACGCACCAGCGCGGCGTCGAATTGTCGGCGGCGGCGAAGCTGGACGGCGGCTGGCGCTTCGACGCGAGCTACACCTACCTGCACGCGCCGCAGGACCAGACGGTCACGCTCGATCCCGCCACCTTCGCCAGCGGCACGGTCTCGGCGCAGGCGGTGCGGCGTGCCAAGAGCATCGCCAGCGCCAGCCTCAACTGGTCGCCGCCCGAGCAACCGTTCACCGTCACCGCGACGGTGCGCTACAATGGCCGCCAGAACGATTTGTTCTACGGCTACTTCCCGCCGCTGCTGGAAAAGCTGCGTTCGTTCACGCTGGTGAACCTCGCCGCCACCTACCGCCTCACGCCCAAGATCGAGCTGTTCGCGCGCGGCGAGAACCTGCTCAACCGCAAATATCAGGAGATCTACAGCTACGCCGCGATGGGCCGCGCGGGTTATGGCGGCGTGCGCGTCGCCTTCTGA
- a CDS encoding ABC transporter substrate-binding protein, translating to MNKRVRHVIAALVALLGGAAAVAAPPRRIVSLNLCTDQLVLALADRGQIAALSRNATDPAMSAAAAQARGLRRLSDAVEQVLAIDPDLVVGASPARAALLAQLGGRPVRALDLSYAQSYADIVAQIRAMAEAVGHADRGAALVARMDAALAHLPQVGAGRIAADYQRRGYLTGTGTLVDELMGRVGLVNLARRLGKPALAQVSLEAMVAAQPDYLIVARGSAHVADQGTEMLHHPALAGIPRLYLPEAWTVCGGPAYVDAAWSLARQIEGRRTPHQKATRTPP from the coding sequence GTGAACAAGCGCGTCCGGCATGTTATCGCGGCGCTGGTGGCGCTGCTGGGCGGGGCCGCCGCCGTCGCCGCGCCGCCGCGGCGTATCGTCTCGCTCAACCTGTGCACCGACCAGCTTGTATTGGCGCTTGCCGATCGCGGTCAGATTGCCGCGCTCAGCCGCAACGCGACCGATCCGGCGATGTCGGCGGCCGCCGCGCAGGCGCGCGGGCTTCGCCGATTGTCCGATGCGGTCGAGCAGGTGCTGGCGATCGATCCCGATCTGGTGGTGGGCGCGTCGCCGGCGCGCGCGGCGTTGCTCGCGCAGCTCGGCGGCAGGCCGGTGCGCGCGCTCGATCTGTCCTATGCGCAAAGCTATGCCGACATCGTCGCGCAGATCCGGGCGATGGCCGAGGCGGTGGGCCACGCCGATCGCGGCGCGGCGCTGGTGGCGCGGATGGACGCGGCGCTCGCGCATCTGCCGCAAGTCGGCGCGGGCCGCATCGCCGCCGATTATCAGCGGCGCGGCTATCTCACCGGCACGGGCACTTTGGTCGACGAACTGATGGGCCGCGTCGGCCTCGTCAATCTCGCCAGACGCCTCGGCAAGCCCGCGCTCGCGCAGGTGTCGCTCGAGGCGATGGTGGCGGCGCAGCCCGATTATCTGATCGTGGCGCGCGGCAGTGCGCACGTCGCCGATCAGGGCACCGAGATGCTCCACCACCCGGCGCTGGCCGGCATCCCGCGCCTCTATCTGCCCGAGGCGTGGACGGTGTGCGGCGGTCCGGCCTATGTCGACGCGGCGTGGAGCCTCGCCCGCCAGATCGAAGGCCGCCGCACGCCGCATCAGAAGGCGACGCGCACGCCGCCATAA
- a CDS encoding FecCD family ABC transporter permease, protein MIRSRHPALLPALAALALAAGCASLAFGPVPIAPGRLAAVLTGHGDRIASAIVLGLRLPRAVLGLAVGGMLGLAGAALQGYLRNPLAEPSVLGTANTAALGAVAAIYFGLAAAHPLLLPLLAILGALGSLALLALLSGRAEGPLTLILAGIAVGTVAGAGISLALNLSPNPFAAMEIMNWLMGSLENRSVAHVWIALPCVAVGTSLLLLDGRALDALTLGEDGARALGVDLARTRLRLLLGVAIGVGGAVAVSGAIGFVGLIVPHLVRPLTDRSPSAVLLPSMLAGAALLTLADVAVRLIPTTAELKLGVVTAFLGVPVFLVHLLRERRLW, encoded by the coding sequence ATGATCCGCTCCCGCCATCCGGCTTTGCTGCCCGCACTGGCGGCGCTTGCGCTGGCGGCGGGCTGCGCCTCGCTCGCATTCGGGCCGGTGCCGATCGCGCCCGGCCGGCTGGCGGCGGTGCTGACCGGCCATGGCGACCGCATCGCCAGCGCGATCGTGCTCGGCCTGCGCCTGCCGCGCGCCGTGTTGGGGCTCGCGGTCGGCGGGATGCTCGGGCTCGCCGGGGCGGCGCTGCAGGGCTATCTGCGCAATCCGCTGGCCGAGCCGTCGGTGCTCGGCACCGCCAACACCGCCGCGTTGGGCGCGGTGGCCGCGATCTATTTCGGGCTGGCTGCCGCGCATCCGTTGCTGTTGCCATTGCTCGCAATCCTCGGCGCATTGGGATCGCTCGCGCTGCTGGCATTGCTGTCCGGCCGCGCCGAGGGGCCGCTTACGTTGATCCTCGCCGGCATCGCGGTCGGGACGGTTGCGGGCGCGGGCATCAGTCTCGCGCTCAACCTGTCGCCCAATCCGTTCGCGGCGATGGAGATCATGAACTGGCTGATGGGCTCGCTCGAGAATCGCTCGGTGGCGCATGTCTGGATCGCGCTGCCCTGCGTCGCGGTCGGCACCTCGCTGCTGCTGCTCGACGGCCGCGCGCTCGATGCGCTGACGCTGGGCGAGGATGGCGCGCGCGCGCTCGGCGTCGACCTGGCGCGCACGCGGCTGCGACTGCTGCTCGGCGTCGCGATCGGCGTCGGCGGCGCGGTGGCGGTGTCGGGCGCGATCGGCTTCGTCGGGCTGATCGTGCCCCATCTGGTGCGCCCGCTCACCGACCGCAGCCCATCGGCGGTGCTGCTGCCGTCGATGCTCGCGGGCGCGGCCTTGCTGACGCTGGCCGACGTCGCGGTGCGGCTGATCCCGACCACCGCCGAGCTGAAGCTGGGCGTGGTCACCGCCTTCCTCGGCGTGCCGGTCTTCCTCGTCCACCTGCTGCGCGAGCGCCGGCTGTGGTGA
- a CDS encoding ABC transporter ATP-binding protein, with amino-acid sequence MVTIALEGLDVALGGRRVVEGATATLTGGALIGIVGPNGAGKSTLLRAMLGLIAPAAGQATIDGRPLPNWPRRDLARILAYLPQGQTLHWPMTVARLVALGRLPHLAPLSRLAEADAAAVETALARADALALRDRIATELSGGERARVLLARALAVGAPALLADEPLAALDPGHQLDVMALLAEEARGGGLVVAVLHDLTLAARFCDRLLLMDRGRIVADGTPRDVLTPERLAQVYCIRAAIVETDEGPAILPLARAPR; translated from the coding sequence GTGGTGACGATCGCGCTGGAGGGGCTCGACGTCGCGCTCGGCGGCCGGCGCGTGGTCGAGGGGGCGACCGCGACGCTGACGGGCGGCGCGCTGATCGGCATCGTCGGGCCGAACGGCGCCGGCAAGTCGACCTTGCTGCGCGCGATGCTCGGGCTGATCGCACCGGCGGCGGGGCAGGCGACGATCGACGGCCGTCCGCTGCCCAACTGGCCGCGCCGTGACCTCGCCCGCATCCTCGCTTATTTGCCGCAGGGGCAGACGCTGCACTGGCCGATGACGGTCGCGCGGCTGGTCGCGCTCGGCCGGCTGCCGCATCTGGCGCCGTTGTCGCGGCTGGCCGAGGCGGATGCCGCCGCGGTCGAGACCGCGCTCGCCCGCGCCGACGCGCTCGCGCTGCGCGACCGCATCGCGACCGAATTGTCCGGCGGCGAGCGCGCGCGCGTGCTGCTGGCGCGCGCATTGGCGGTAGGCGCGCCCGCCTTGCTCGCCGACGAGCCGCTGGCCGCGCTCGATCCGGGACATCAGCTCGACGTCATGGCGCTGCTGGCCGAGGAGGCGCGCGGCGGCGGGCTGGTGGTGGCGGTGCTGCACGATCTGACGCTCGCCGCGCGTTTCTGCGACCGGCTGCTGCTGATGGATCGCGGCCGCATCGTCGCCGATGGCACGCCGCGCGACGTGCTCACCCCCGAACGGCTGGCGCAGGTCTACTGCATCCGCGCGGCGATCGTCGAAACCGATGAGGGCCCGGCGATCCTGCCGCTCGCCCGCGCGCCACGCTGA
- a CDS encoding HesB/IscA family protein, whose amino-acid sequence MATKLRARPAALILTPSAEARIAALMAQAPADAVGVKLSTPRRGCSGLAYSVDYVTSVDPLDEKIATPGGDFYVDGGSILYLIGSTMNWVEDDFTAGFVFVNPNAKGSCGCGESFTV is encoded by the coding sequence ATGGCGACCAAGCTACGCGCGCGACCGGCCGCGCTCATCCTCACGCCGTCGGCCGAGGCGCGCATCGCCGCGTTGATGGCGCAGGCGCCGGCCGATGCGGTGGGCGTCAAGCTCTCGACCCCGCGGCGCGGCTGCTCGGGTCTCGCTTATTCGGTCGACTATGTGACGTCGGTCGATCCGCTGGACGAGAAGATCGCGACGCCGGGCGGCGACTTCTACGTCGACGGCGGCTCGATCCTCTATCTGATCGGATCGACGATGAACTGGGTGGAGGACGATTTCACCGCCGGCTTCGTCTTCGTCAATCCCAATGCCAAGGGCAGCTGCGGCTGCGGCGAGAGCTTCACCGTCTGA
- a CDS encoding SUF system Fe-S cluster assembly protein, with protein sequence MDTDGRIAIEEVEGVPAPPKARVDDAAGDGRSRDYLAGFMAPQPAAAAGEIGGDLYEAVIDALKEIYDPEIPVNIYDLGLVYGVDITTDGHVAVAMTLTTPNCPVAESMPGEVELRVGSVPGVGTAEVNLVWDPPWDPQKMSDEAKLELGML encoded by the coding sequence ATGGATACGGACGGCAGGATCGCGATCGAGGAGGTTGAGGGCGTGCCCGCGCCGCCCAAGGCGCGCGTCGATGACGCCGCCGGCGACGGGCGCTCGCGCGACTATCTTGCCGGCTTCATGGCGCCGCAGCCGGCCGCCGCAGCGGGCGAGATCGGCGGCGACCTCTACGAGGCGGTGATCGACGCGCTCAAGGAAATCTACGATCCGGAGATTCCGGTGAACATCTACGATCTCGGGCTGGTCTACGGCGTCGACATCACCACCGACGGCCATGTCGCGGTGGCGATGACGCTGACCACGCCCAATTGCCCGGTCGCCGAATCGATGCCGGGCGAGGTTGAACTGCGCGTCGGCTCGGTGCCCGGCGTCGGCACCGCCGAGGTCAATCTCGTCTGGGATCCGCCATGGGATCCGCAGAAGATGTCGGACGAGGCCAAGCTCGAACTGGGGATGTTGTGA